The following coding sequences are from one Humulus lupulus chromosome X, drHumLupu1.1, whole genome shotgun sequence window:
- the LOC133806062 gene encoding uncharacterized protein LOC133806062, giving the protein MVRQKQPKVLFLCETLCKRDKVEWVRATIGFEGCFAVDCLGHSGGIAMLWKVGEEASLMSYGHNHVDMEICLCGHPKFRLTGFYGKPNRSLREDSWRKLRQLASASSLPWCLVDLNNFTWERGRGTDNWVEVHLDRALVSQGWLSLFANAKLYNLGPSASDHAPLWLNLDLRKRTTFTYRFRFENAWTRDPLCRQIVQDRWGVPHSDTLFQKIHCCSTSLAEWGRNITGRFKHQIARLKTILQWTQGRRDRYSLQKYKETQALLFKAGDPNTKFFHASANKRRRRNQIVALKDDEGVLRDWDNGLGTVMVDYFKHLFSASSTDWHSVTECISASISEDVNMDLVRPIESEEVKQALFQMHPDKSPGPDGFSPGFYQKFWDIVGEDIISMVQDFFTTGTFLNHLSETNIVLIPKKSDPESMGDLRPIALCNVVYKVVSKVMANRMKSVLKMVISETQSAFVPGRLITDNIMVAFEVMHYLKRKGSGKDGFMALKLDMSKAYDRIEWGFLEAMMKKMGFGDHWVSLVMKCVSSVSYKIAIEGQELGPIVPTRGLRQGDPLSPYLFIIYAEGFSALISKFFGEGRLTGCKLARAAPVISHMLFTDDSYLFCKASMEEAVHVKELLHSYQVASGQQINLAKSSVFFSTNTRIETRQDICTELHIPEVGPYSMYLGLPNTLGRNKSVLLGYIKDKMRKRIEQWEGRLLSKAGKEVLIKTVAQALPSYAMNFFLLPLGLCKEMEMLMSRYWWRSSSSNGRGIHWRKWDSLTMHKVKGGMGFRDLHDFNRSLLCKQGWRLLTNPNSLVSRTFKARYYRNGNYLSAELGSNPSYIWRSIWEVKALVKSGARCRVGNGETIIINSDPWVLDRDNPWVTSVHPALIGAKVSSLLLVDSREWDVDLLKDLFNDRDLRCILSIPLSNNRPMDSWFWSLEPSGFFTISVAGLNDDQRAQAFMLCWAVWRRRNDYVWRNRRGTNHGVLLTADSSLLAWVQAQDREIAPLPNFLSPADGRLSWVKPPLGALKINVDAAIFSAAATYSFACIVRDHEGAFVEAFSVCRAGVVSPGLGEALGVREALSWIKKRSWQQVEIETDSLLVVQALRISTSMASYFGVVIDECKALWKELVSVSIYFVKRSANEVAHALAKASSTVAERMLLKENISSIVLDVLLKDCC; this is encoded by the exons ATGGTGCGTCAAAAGCAACCCAAAGTTTTATTCTTGTGTGAAACGTTATGTAAAAGGGATAAGGTGGAGTGGGTTAGAGCAACTATTGGTTTTGAAGGGTGTTTTGCAGTCGATTGTTTGGGCCATAGTGGTGGTATTGCGATGCTTTGGAAGGTTGGTGAGGAGGCTTCTTTGATGAGTTATGGGCATAATCATGTGGATATGGAGATTTGTCTTTGTGGTCACCCTAAATTCCGTTTAACGGGGTTCTATGGGAAGCCAAACCGTAGCCTGAGAGAAGATTCTTGGAGGAAGCTTAGGCAGCTTGCGAGTGCTTCTTCGTTACCTTGGTGTTTGGTGGATCTAAATAAT TTTACTTGGGAGCGAGGTCGTGGGACAGATAATTGGGTGGAGGTTCACTTAGACAGAGCTTTAGTTTCACAAGGTTGGTTGTCATTGTTTGCAAATGCGAAGCTATATAATCTTGGTCCTTCTGCTTCAGATCATGCCCCGTTATGGTTGAATCTGGACCTAAGAAAGCGAACAACTTTTACATACCGTTTTCGTTTTGAAAACGCTTGGACTAGAGATCCTCTTTGTAGGCAGATAGTGCAGGACAGGTGGGGGGTCCCTCATTCAGATACTCTGTTTCAGAAGATTCATTGCTGTAGTACTTCTTTGGCGGAATGGGGTCGTAACATTACTGGAAGATTCAAACATCAAATAGCTCGGTTGAAAACTATCTTGCAGTGGACACAAGGGAGGCGTGATAGGTACTCACTTCAGAAATATAAGGAGACTCAGGCTTTATTGTTCAAG GCTGGTGACCCCAACACTAAATTCTTTCATGCTTCggcaaataaaaggagaaggaggaATCAGATAGTTGCACTTAAGGATGATGAGGGTGTGTTACGAGATTGGGATAACGGATTGGGCACGGTTATGGTAGATTATTTCAAGCATCTTTTTTCAGCATCTAGCACAGACTGGCATAGTGTGACGGAGTGTATATCGGCATCAATTTCAGAGGATGTGAATATGGATCTAGTGAGGCCCATTGAATCTGAAGAAGTAAAGCAGGCCTTGTTTCAGATGCACCCAGATAAATCGCCGGGGCCGGATGGTTTCTCGCCAGGTTTCTACCAAAAGTTTTGGGATATTGTGGGTGAGGACATTATTAGCATGGTTCAGGATTTTTTCACTACTGGTACCTTTCTAAATCATCTTTCAGAAACCAATATTGTTTTGATTCCTAAGAAGTCAGACCCGGAGTCGATGGGAGATTTAAGACCGATTGCTCTTTGTAATGTGGTCTATAAAGTGGTTTCGAAGGTGATGGCGAATAGAATGAAGTCAGTGCTTAAGATGGTGATTTCAGAAACTCAGAGTGCCTTTGTGCCAGGGAGATTGATCACCGACAATATTATGGTGGCTTTTGAGGTAATGCACTATCTTAAGAGAAAAGGGTCGGGGAAGGATGGGTTTATGGCTTTAAAGCTCGATATGAGTAAAGCTTACGACAGGATTGAATGGGGGTTCCTTGAAGCTATGATGAAAAAGATGGGCTTTGGGGATCATTGGGTGTCGTTGGTCATGAAATGTGTTAGCTCGGTCTCATATAAGATTGCTATTGAGGGACAGGAGTTGGGGCCTATCGTTCCAACTAGAGGGTTGAGACAAGGAGACCCGCTTTCACCGTATCTTTTTATTATCTATGCAGAAGGCTTTTCTGCGTTGATTTCTAAATTTTTTGGCGAAGGTAGGCTCACAGGGTGTAAGTTGGCAAGAGCGGCTCCTGTGATATCGCATATGTTGTTCACTGATGACAGCTATTTGTTCTGTAAAGCATCAATGGAGGAGGCAGTTCATGTGAAAGAATTACTCCACTCTTATCAGGTGGCCTCAGGACAACAAATCAACTTAGCCAAATCATCGGTGTTTTTTAGCACGAATACCAGGATTGAGACGCGCCAAGACATTTGTACAGAGCTCCATATTCCTGAGGTAGGCCCATATAGCATGTATTTGGGGCTGCCAAATACTCTGGGAAGGAATAAATCTGTGTTGTTGGGCTATATTAAGGACAAAATGAGGAAAAGAATTGAGCAGTGGGAGGGGCGCTTATTATCTAAGGCTGGGAAGGAGGTTTTGATTAAAACTGTTGCTCAGGCGTTGCCCTCTTATGCCATGAATTTTTTCTTGCTCCCTCTAGGCTTATGTAAAGAGATGGAGATGCTTATGAGTCGGTACTGGTGGCGTTCTTCCTCAAGCAATGGTAGAGGAATTCACTGGCGGAAATGGGATTCATTAACAATGCACAAGGTTAAGGGAGGTATGGGTTTTAGAGATCTTCATGATTTTAATAGATCTCTCTTATGTAAACAGGGATGGCGTTTACTCACTAATCCAAATTCGTTAGTGAGTCGCACTTTCAAAGCTCGTTATTACCGAAATGGGAATTACTTAAGTGCTGAACTTGGGTCTAATCCAAGTTATATTTGGAGGAGTATATGGGAAGTGAAGGCTTTAGTAAAAAGTGGAGCACGTTGTCGAGTTGGGAATGGGGAGACTATCATTATTAATTCGGACCCATGGGTCCTAGATAGGGATAACCCCTGGGTTACTTCGGTACACCCTGCTTTGATTGGAGCAAAAGTCTCTTCTTTGCTGCTTGTGGATAGCCGCGAATGGGATGTGGATTTGCTTAAGGACCTGTTCAATGACCGAGATTTGAGATGCATTCTTAGCATTCCTTTAAGCAATAATCGTCCTATGGATAGCTGGTTTTGGTCCTTGGAGCCTTCTGGGTTTTTCACT ATTAGTGTAGCTGGGTTAAATGATGATCAGAGAGCTCAAGCATTTATGCTCTGTTGGGCGGTTTGGAGAAGGAGGAATGATTATGTGTGGCGAAATCGAAGAGGCACAAACCATGGTGTGCTTCTCACGGCTGATTCGTCATTGCTAGCCTGGGTTCAAGCCCAAGATCGTGAAATTGCACCTCTGCCCAACTTTTTATCTCCTGCTGACGGCCGATTGTCGTGGGTCAAACCACCTCTTGGTGCGCTAAAGATTAACGTAGATGCAGCAATCTTCTCTGCGGCGGCCACTTATAGTTTTGCATGCATTGTTCGTGATCATGAGGGAGCTTTTGTGGAGGCCTTCTCTGTGTGCCGCGCTGGGGTTGTTTCTCCGGGATTGGGTGAGGCGTTGGGTGTCCGGGAGGCTTTGAGTTGGATAAAGAAAAGGTCTTGGCAGCAAGTGGAGATCGAAACTGACAGCTTGCTGGTTGTTCAAGCATTAAGGATTTCTACTTCGATGGCCTCTTACTTTGGGGTCGTTATAGATGAATGCAAAGCCCTTTGGAAGGAATTGGTTTCTGtttcaatttattttgttaaacGTTCTGCAAATGAAGTTGCCCATGCTTTGGCAAAAGCTTCTTCTACAGTGGCTGAACGTATGTTATTGAAGGAGAATATCTCCTCTATTGTGTTGGATGTATTATTGAAAGATTGTTGCTAA